The genomic DNA GTCCAACCACCAACGGGACAAACAGCAAGCCTACGACAAGAACGTCGCCGGCTACTTCGTCAAATCGAATCTCGACGCACTGATGAACACCGTCAAGAGCTACTCCGACAGCGTCGAATATCCGCCCCCCGCCTACGCCTCGTAATCCAACCGCCTAGCCGCGTGCACCTCCTCGATCGCAGTCTGTCCTCACCCGCGGCAGCGGCAAGGACGGCAGTGAATCGCCCCAGCAAAGTCCGCTCACCACAAGAGAGCGCAGCATGCTTTACTCTCGTGGCAACAGCAGCGGTTTCTGGTTTACCGCCGATGTTTATGTATCAAACCCAAACAGCCGCGCGGCGTTTCCTCCAAAGACCTTGCTCCGGTCCTCATCGCTGAACGCTGGAAGCATCTGGGCGATCTGTTGCCGGTACTGCCGGTAGGACGCGTCCGTTGTCTTGGCGTTAAAGCCTCCTCCATAGATCAATCGCTCGGCGCCCCACAATTCGGCTAACCGACGCACGACCGGCTTAACATCCCGATGCGGATATTTATTCTGGTCTGGGATCGCCGCCAACTTCATCACCGTGTTCGGCAACTCCGACCAACGCAGCACCACCGCGTGTTCCTCTAGCGTTCCCTGCATCGGTCGGCCCAGATGGTCGATGATGACTTGAGTCTCTCTGTAGCGACGGATGTAGGGATCCAGCCGTTCTGCATAACGGGGTTCTAGATGGATCTGCATCGCGACACCCGCATCTGTGGCGATCGACCACAACCGATCGAGCTCCGGAGTGCCCCACGGAGGCAAACGGCCTGGCGCGTATGCATGCAGACGCGTCGCAACGATATGATCCTCGTGCTGCCTCAAAAATTGCGGCAAGCGTTGCAGCGAATTCGGCTGGTCTGCGAAGAAGAGGCAGGTCCCCTTCAAACGTCCTTTGCCGACTTCGATACAGTGTTCCAGGTAGCAGTGGTCATCCTGGTAGGGTTCGGGGTGAACGACAATCGCGCGATCCACCCCCGCTCCGTCCATACGCTCGAGCAGGAACTCGGGCGTTGCGGCTTGCCCAGGCCGATATGGCGCATTTTGGTGGTATGGAAAACGAGCATCATCCGGTCCCGCAAAACAGTGGAGATGGGCATCGACCACCATCGACGCATCGCTGGCAGCGTGCGTTACCGGCAACGACGACGAAACAGCAAGCCCGGCGGCGATGACGCCCATTGCCTCTCGACGATTTGGCAGGCGTCGTTTTTCAT from Rosistilla oblonga includes the following:
- a CDS encoding amidohydrolase family protein, producing MIDRSGYEKRRLPNRREAMGVIAAGLAVSSSLPVTHAASDASMVVDAHLHCFAGPDDARFPYHQNAPYRPGQAATPEFLLERMDGAGVDRAIVVHPEPYQDDHCYLEHCIEVGKGRLKGTCLFFADQPNSLQRLPQFLRQHEDHIVATRLHAYAPGRLPPWGTPELDRLWSIATDAGVAMQIHLEPRYAERLDPYIRRYRETQVIIDHLGRPMQGTLEEHAVVLRWSELPNTVMKLAAIPDQNKYPHRDVKPVVRRLAELWGAERLIYGGGFNAKTTDASYRQYRQQIAQMLPAFSDEDRSKVFGGNAARLFGFDT